The genomic segment TAAGAGATTTTCCGGAATATAATCTTTCATTCCTGTTTGATTAACAACCACTACACCTGATATTTCATTTTCTAAATATGACACCACAATAAATCCGCCCAAAGAAGTTGTTTCTTTCAGTGCGTAATTAACTGCCTTTTCAATGTCAGACTTTGGGTCTCCATATTCTTGCAAATTGTCAAATAAGAAGTCAATCAAGCTTTCTTTTTGTTTCAAATTCGGTTTGTTCGTTGTAGTAAATACTTT from the Candidatus Cloacimonadota bacterium genome contains:
- a CDS encoding GNAT family N-acetyltransferase, with protein sequence MVQTKVFTTTNKPNLKQKESLIDFLFDNLQEYGDPKSDIEKAVNYALKETTSLGGFIVVSYLENEISGVVVVNQTGMKDYIPENLLVYIATHKNHRGKGIGKMLMQKTIDFADGSIALHVEPENPARFLYEKVGFSSKYIEMRYKKEK